The nucleotide window CCGTACAATCGGTAGCGGGCGTCGAGACCATACCGGAGCACGTCCAGAATCATGATGTTGCCAACAGCAGGCAGCATGGACAGCATATCGAAATCGGCACGATTATGCAGACCTGTCTCCGGATCGGCCTTGTCGAGCCAGAGCTTGTAGAGAAACGTGAGCTTCGACTCAGGCAGACTGTCCATCTCCTCAACGAAGCTGATCTTGTGGACGTCGCAGCCGAACTCTGCCCGGAACTGCCCATCGAGAATGGCGCGTCCGGCCCTACGGATCTCATCATCCGTAAGCTCTGGTTGCTCTACCTGTGAGTGCATTGAATTATCTCGATTTTTCATATGCCTACCGTGGCAAGAGCGCCAAAAAATGGAAATCGATTTGCGCCCGGATTAAACAAGCGGTTTTGAAAAGCGGATCACATCCCCGCTGCTTCCTGCACTACTTTCAAGTGGCGGCGGACAGCCTGTATTTCGTTGATATCACCAATCGCCATGAAGTCCACCGGCGGCTTGCCTTGAAAAGGATCGAGCCGGTTATTCGCTGTCGGCCAGCTTTCGCCGTTCGTTTCCCCGAAAATCTCGGTCAAACTGCGGTAGATCGCGACGAATGCGGATGTGCGCTCAAGCTGTTCAGCCGAAAGAATGCCTTTCCAGCTGCCCTCGTCCATAGCAGCCCAGGTCGCCTCATCGACATTCATCAGCTTGGCGGCCTTGCGCTGCGGCAACGACCAAAGATCGAACAATGTCGCCACTGTCTTGACCGCGACTGGTGTCAGTTCCTTGCGATCCTTGGTTCTTTGCAGGCGATCGTTTTGCGACCTATCGCCATGGTCCCCGGAAATGTGATTCATAGTCCAATAAACCCTTGCCGAAGTATTTCGTGTCGGCTCCCCTGCGTGCGCGGTGGCACATGCCCGCCGTTCAAGCGGCAGGTCAATCTTTAGAAGTCAATAAAAGCACAGCACTCATATCATTGTCGTAACAAATATACTTCATGCGACCTTAAATTCCAAGTATCGCACATCTTAATTAAAATAAAACTTTACCGAAATTCAGTGAAAAATTTTCTAAACAAATACTATATTTCGTCAATCTGACGCCATATCGGTCAGCCTGTCCAACCTCAACCTGTGACGATGATCAGAAAGGCGCCGACTGATGGCGAATACAGCCCCGGTAACTCCAATTGCCGTTGCCCCGGCGATGAGGAACATGACCAGAAGCTGATACTTCACTGCCTCGACCGGGTCGATCCCGGCTAGGATCTGACCGGTCATCATCCCGGGCAGAGACACCAGGCCCGTCGCCGCCATCGAATTGATGGTCGGGGTCATGGCGGTCTTGAGCGCGGACCGGACCATTGGCTGCGTCGAAAGCCGGAATGATCGGCCAAGAGTCAGCTGCGCCTCTACGGCATTCCTGCCATCAGCCAGCGCGCCGGTTATCGACCGAATGGCCAGCGCCACGCCAGTCATGCAATTGCCCAGCACCATGCCGAGCAACGGCAACAGATATTGCGGGTGATACCAGGGGTCGGCCGCAACCTGTGTGATCAGGGCAAAACTCATCACCAGCAGGGCCGCCAACGTCATCACGCCGGCACCCAGGCCATAGGCCCAGAAGCCTTTCAGACGCCGGTCCTGCCGCGCCATTGCCTCGTATCCGGCGAAACCAAGCATCACCAGCACGGCAAACCCGGTCCAGAAAGGCGAGACACTGGCCAACAGGAAGTCGAGGATCAGCCCGATCAGCAGGAGCTGCACAACCATCCGAGCCGCAGAGATGGCAAGGCTTCGCGCAAGACCGAGCGAGAGGGCGACAGAGATCGCGCCGTTGATCAGAAGCAGGGAGGCCGCCAGTGCAAGATCGGCATAGTCGAGCGTCACGTAATTCATGCACCGCTCTCCGGAACCAGCTTGCCCTCTTCAAGACGATAGCCTTGCCGGGCGACGCGGGTGAATTGCCTGGGATCGTGGGTCACAAAAAGACAGCATCCGCCAGCCTCGCAATGCTCTCCGACAAACTCCTCGACCACCGCCGTTGCCGCTTCGTCGAGAGCGGATGTCGGCTCGTCCAGCAACAGGCAGCGGGGACGGTTCTCCAGAAGTCGGACGAGCCCGAGACGCTGACGCTCCCCGGAGGAGAGGCGGGAGACAGACCAGTCTCCCGCTGCCGGGTCCAACCCCAGCCGTTCGGCCATGGGCTGACAGGCACTCCAGTCGGTAAAATGCGCCGAGACACGGTCAGCCCACCAGCCGGGCTCCGCAGGCAGATAGCCGACCTGCCGCCGCCAATCGGGCGCCGGCATGCTGTTACGGTCCTGGCTGTCCAGTGCGACAGTTCCGTCAGCGGGGTCGAGATCCGCAATCGTCCGGAGGAAAAGCGATTTCCCGGAGCCGGAGCGGCCATGCAAGGCGACACATTCTCCCACCCCTATTTCCAGATCAAGCGGTCCAAGGTGAAGACGTGTCAGGCCCTTGATTACCAGCATTTCGAAGGCTGCATTCAGGCGGCCTCGATTTTTCCTGCGTCATAATCTTCCATGGCGGTCAGGACCTCTTCAAGCGACCGACGCGCTCCCGTCTGCAGATATTCCATCGCCCGCAGTGAGGCCTCATGGGCTTCCGTACTGGAGCCGGCAACGCAATCCTCGATAACGCGGCAGAAATAGTCTGACTGATGGCCGTCGACAAACGTGTAATGCACGCATACATCGGTCAGACCGCCGACCAGAAGCAACGTGTCCACCTTCAGGCCCCGTAACAGGATTTCGAAATCAGTCCCGAAGAAGGCGGAATAGCGACGCTTGCGGATGAGATAATCCTCCGGACGAAAATCCATTTCCGCAACCGCGATGTCCGTATTGGGGTTTCCCTCCAGACAGTGCACGTCCTCGTCGCCATCCAGCTCACGTTCGAAATCTACAAGGTCCGGACGATGCACTTCCTGGATGAAGATCACCGGAATATTGCTCTCCCGCGCCTTATCGATCGCGGTTCGGGCAAGAATCATCCGCTCCTTGTATCCGGGCATGTTGTCGATCGAGCGGACTTCACTGTCGTCAATGAAAGTGCTCGCCTGAATGTCGATGACGATCAGGGCCGGCCGGCCCTCGATCAGGCCGCGCTTGGACTTCACTGCATTGGCCATGGCTTATCCTCGGAAGGGCTGCTGCTCTGGACTATCCTTTCAGCCCGGCGCCGCTTGCGCAATGCCTTGCTGAGGCTCGGCACCAAGGCTAAACTCAGCGATGCAGGACGACCTCCCCGCATCGGGCAAATTCATCGGGACGACCCGATCTAACGGGAGGCAGAGATGCCTTGGATTCTCCTGGCACTTGCCGGACTTCTCGAAGTGGTATGGGCTTTCGCCATGA belongs to Nisaea sp. and includes:
- a CDS encoding ABC transporter ATP-binding protein is translated as MLVIKGLTRLHLGPLDLEIGVGECVALHGRSGSGKSLFLRTIADLDPADGTVALDSQDRNSMPAPDWRRQVGYLPAEPGWWADRVSAHFTDWSACQPMAERLGLDPAAGDWSVSRLSSGERQRLGLVRLLENRPRCLLLDEPTSALDEAATAVVEEFVGEHCEAGGCCLFVTHDPRQFTRVARQGYRLEEGKLVPESGA
- a CDS encoding antitoxin Xre-like helix-turn-helix domain-containing protein, whose product is MNHISGDHGDRSQNDRLQRTKDRKELTPVAVKTVATLFDLWSLPQRKAAKLMNVDEATWAAMDEGSWKGILSAEQLERTSAFVAIYRSLTEIFGETNGESWPTANNRLDPFQGKPPVDFMAIGDINEIQAVRRHLKVVQEAAGM
- a CDS encoding cysteine hydrolase is translated as MANAVKSKRGLIEGRPALIVIDIQASTFIDDSEVRSIDNMPGYKERMILARTAIDKARESNIPVIFIQEVHRPDLVDFERELDGDEDVHCLEGNPNTDIAVAEMDFRPEDYLIRKRRYSAFFGTDFEILLRGLKVDTLLLVGGLTDVCVHYTFVDGHQSDYFCRVIEDCVAGSSTEAHEASLRAMEYLQTGARRSLEEVLTAMEDYDAGKIEAA
- a CDS encoding ABC transporter permease; this translates as MNYVTLDYADLALAASLLLINGAISVALSLGLARSLAISAARMVVQLLLIGLILDFLLASVSPFWTGFAVLVMLGFAGYEAMARQDRRLKGFWAYGLGAGVMTLAALLVMSFALITQVAADPWYHPQYLLPLLGMVLGNCMTGVALAIRSITGALADGRNAVEAQLTLGRSFRLSTQPMVRSALKTAMTPTINSMAATGLVSLPGMMTGQILAGIDPVEAVKYQLLVMFLIAGATAIGVTGAVFAISRRLSDHRHRLRLDRLTDMASD